The DNA segment CGACGCGGTGGTGCAGCCGATCATCGCGGCCACGTTCCCGATCCCCAAGATCGCGCTGCTGCCGCTGCTGATCCTCTGGCTCGGCATCGGCGAGGCGTCCAAGGTCGCGGTGGTGGCGCTCGGCGTCTTCTTCCCGATGGCCATCAATACCTACGCGGGCGTCCGCCAGGCCGATCCGCTCCTCATCCGCGCGGCGGTCTCGTTCGGCGCGGGACGCTGGAGCGTCATCAGGAAAGTCGTGCTGCCGTCGGCGCTGCCCATGGTGTTCGCCGGCCTCAAGCTGGGCGCCGGCATCGCGCTGCTGCTGCTGGTGGCCGCCGAGCAGATCGCGGCCGACGCGGGCATCGGCTTCCTGATCTTGCAGTCCGGCAACCTGATGGAGACGACCCGGCTCATGGTCGGCATCGTGGTGCTCTCGCTGCTGGGCGTGTGTTCGCACTGGGCGCTGGGCGGCCTCGAGCGCGCGGTGATCCGGTGGCGCCACTCGTGAACTCGCGACTCGATCGGAGGACGCTTCGCATGCGCGTGATTCGACTGCTCGCCCGGCCGCTCTTCCTCCTCGCCCTCGCCGCCGGCGTCCTCGCCGGGCCGCTCGCCCAGGCTCAGCCCAAGCCGGCGCCGGTGAAAATCGGCGTCCTCAAGCTCACCTCCTCCGCGCCCGTCTTCGTGGGGGCGGAGAAGGGCTTCTTCCGCGAAGAAGGAATCGAGCCCGAGCTGGTGTACTTCCAGGCCGCCGCGCCCATCGCCATCGCGCTGGCCGCGGGCCAGCTGGACGTCGGCGCCACCGGGCTCACCGCCGCCCTCTACAACATCGTGCTGGGCGGCGAGAAGCTGTGGATCGTCGCCGACAAGGGCCGCGAATGGCCCGGCTATCCGCTCGTGGCGATCGTCGTACAGAAGGACCTCTGGGAGAGCGGGCTGCGCTCCATCCGGGACTTGAAGGGCCGGCGGATCGGCGTGACGCAGCTGGGCTCGACGTTCCACTACCACATCGGCAACATCCTGGAAAAGGACGGGCTCTCGCTGGCCGACGTGAAGATCGTGCCGCTGCAGGCCATGGCCGCCACCATGGAGGCGCTGAAGGGCAAGCAGGTGGACGCCATCCTGGTGCCGCAGCCGTTCCCGGGCGCCGCCGAGGCGCAGGGCTTCGGCCGGATCGTGGCGTGGGCGGGCGATCTCTACCCGTGGCAGATCGCCACGATCTTCTACTCGGGCAAGTTCGCGGGCGACCGGGCGCGCGCGGTGGCGTTCATGAGGGGCTACGTGAAGGCCTCGCGCTATTACTTCGACGCGGCGCTGATCCAGAAGGACGGCCGCACCGTGCCGGGCGTCCACTACGACGAGGTCGTCGACATCACCGCGCGGTACACCGGCGCGCGGCCCGAGATCATCAAGCTCGGCTTTCCCTACCAGGACCGCAACGGCCGGCTGCTCGTGCCCGACATCCAGCGGCAGATGGCCTGGTGGGCCGCCAACGGGTTCATGAAGAAGCCGCTGCCGTTGGCCGGGATCGTCGACACCTCGTTCGTGGAGGAGGCCGTGAGGGCGCTCGATCGCTGAATCGGCGCGGGTTTGCGTTGCGCCGTCCCGGTGGATGCTGCTATCATTTCCCCCGACGTGAGTGCCCCGTTCGGGAAGGTCCTCATCGCGAATCGCGGCGAGATCGCCGTGCGGATCATCCGGGCCTGCCGCGAGCTGCACATCAAGACCGTCGCCGTCTTCTCCGACGTCGATCGTGAGTCGCTCCACGTCCTGCTGGCCGACGAGGCCGTCGGCATCGGCCCGGCGCCCGCGGTGGAGAGCTATCTCGTCATCGACCGGCTCATCGCGGCGGCCCGGAGCACGGGTGCCGACGCCGTGCATCCCGGCTATGGATTCCTCGCCGAGAACGCGGCGTTCGCGCAGGCCTGTCAGGACGCCGGGCTCACGTTCATCGGCCCGCCGCCCGCGGCCATCCGCGCGATGGGCGACAAGATGGCGGCGCGCCGGCTGGCCATCACGATGGGCGTGCCGGTGGTGCCGGGCACCGAGCAGCCGATCGCCGACGACGCGGAGGCCGCGCGGGTGGCGGGACGGGTGGGCTACCCGGTCATGCTCAAGGCCGCGATGGGCGGCGGCGGCAAGGGCATGCGGCTCGTGCGGGCCCCCGGCGAGCTGGCCGGCGCGCTGCGCGCCGCGCGCGCCGAGGCGGGTGCTGCGTTCGGCGATGCCGCCGTGTACATCGAGCGCTTCGTGGAGGAGCCGCGCCACATCGAGATCCAGGTCCTGGCCGACGCCCACGGCGGCATCGTGTACCTGGGCGAGCGCGAATGCTCGATCCAGCGTCGGCACCAGAAGCTGGTGGAGGAGAGCCCGTCGTCGTTCGTGACCCCGGAGATGCGGCGGCGCATGGGCGAGGCGGCCTGCCGGGTGGCCGCGGCGGCCGGCTACGTCAACGCCGGGACCGTGGAGTTCCTGGTCGATCGCGAGCGCAACTTCTACTTCCTCGAGATGAACACCCGGCTGCAGGTCGAGCACCCGGTGACCGAGCTGGTGACCGGGCGCGACCTGGTGAAGGACCAGCTGCGAATCGCCGCTGGTGAGAAGCTGGGCTTCGGCCAGGACGACGTCGCGCTCTCGGGCTGGGCGATCGAGTGCCGGATCAACGCCGAGAATCCCTACGCCTCGTTCATCCCGTCGCCCGGGCACGTGGCCGGGCTGCGGGTGCCCGGCGGCCCGTGGGTGCGCGACGACACCGGGGTCTACGCCGGCTGCACGATCCCGCGCTTCTACGACACCCTGATGGCCAAGCTGATCGTCTGGGGGCCCGACCGCGAGGCGGCGACCGCGCGCATGGCGCGGGCGCTCGAGGAGTACAAGGTCGTCGGCGTGCAGACCACGATCCCGATCCTTCAGCGGATCATCGCGCATCCGGACTTCTCGGCCGGACGTCTGTCCACCGGGTTCATGGAGCGCCTGCTCGCGGCGGACCGGCCGGAGGCCGCCGGCCGCCACCGCCGGATCGCGCTGATCGCGGCGGCGCTCACCGCCTACGAGCGGGCCGGCCGTCCGGGCCCGGCGAGCGCCGCGTCTGCCCCCTCGTCGAGCGCGTGGCGGCAAGCGCTGCGCCCGGGCTGGAGTGAGCGGTGAAGTTCGTGGCCCAGGCCGGCGGGGCGATCACCCCGATCGAGGTGACCGGGGAGGCGGGGCGCTACACCATCGTCCTCGACGGCGCGACCCTCACGGTGGACGCGCGCCGCGGCGGCGAGGGCATCTGGTCCATCCTGCTCGACGGCGCCTCCCACGTGGCGGAGGTGACGGATCAGGACGGCACCTGCGCGGTGGACGTCGGCGGCGAGCGCTACGCGATCCGGGTCGAGGAGGAGTCGCGCTACATCATCCGCACCCGCGGGGCCGGCGGGGCCGAGCCCGGGCAGGTGCTGAAGGCGCCGATGCCGGGCAAGGTGACGGTCATCCAGGTCTCGGTGGGGCAGTCGGTGGCTGCCGGCGACGGGCTCATCGTGCTGGAGGCCATGAAGATGGAGAACGAGTTCAAGGCGCAGGTGGCGGGCACGGTGAAGGAGATCCGGGTGGCGGCCGGCCAGCCCGTGAACCCCGGCGACGTGCTGATGGTCATCGAGTAGCCGAGACGCCGTGGCCCCCGCGATCGAGTTCCGAGGCGTCAACAAGTGGTTCGGCGACCACCACGTGCTCACCGACGTGGACCTGAGCGTGGACGCCGGCGAGGTCATCGTGGTCTGCGGGCCCTCCGGCTCGGGCAAGAGCACCTTGATCCGCTGCGTGAACCGGCTCGAGCCGATCCAGAAGGGCGAGATCCGGGTGCACGGCCAGGCCATCTCGGGACAGGGCGTCAACCTGGTCAAGCTGCGCGCCGAGGTGGGGATGGTCTTCCAGTC comes from the Candidatus Methylomirabilota bacterium genome and includes:
- a CDS encoding ABC transporter substrate-binding protein — translated: MRVIRLLARPLFLLALAAGVLAGPLAQAQPKPAPVKIGVLKLTSSAPVFVGAEKGFFREEGIEPELVYFQAAAPIAIALAAGQLDVGATGLTAALYNIVLGGEKLWIVADKGREWPGYPLVAIVVQKDLWESGLRSIRDLKGRRIGVTQLGSTFHYHIGNILEKDGLSLADVKIVPLQAMAATMEALKGKQVDAILVPQPFPGAAEAQGFGRIVAWAGDLYPWQIATIFYSGKFAGDRARAVAFMRGYVKASRYYFDAALIQKDGRTVPGVHYDEVVDITARYTGARPEIIKLGFPYQDRNGRLLVPDIQRQMAWWAANGFMKKPLPLAGIVDTSFVEEAVRALDR
- a CDS encoding ABC transporter permease, translating into MAVERLVVVDRAAFLRRPEHRTVRVLALAGLVLLWEAVTRTGWVSSLFLPAPSAVLAEGYDMARSGQLFVHLGTSLARLAWGFGIGAAAGIGVGVAVGFFSLADAVVQPIIAATFPIPKIALLPLLILWLGIGEASKVAVVALGVFFPMAINTYAGVRQADPLLIRAAVSFGAGRWSVIRKVVLPSALPMVFAGLKLGAGIALLLLVAAEQIAADAGIGFLILQSGNLMETTRLMVGIVVLSLLGVCSHWALGGLERAVIRWRHS
- the accC gene encoding acetyl-CoA carboxylase biotin carboxylase subunit; this translates as MSAPFGKVLIANRGEIAVRIIRACRELHIKTVAVFSDVDRESLHVLLADEAVGIGPAPAVESYLVIDRLIAAARSTGADAVHPGYGFLAENAAFAQACQDAGLTFIGPPPAAIRAMGDKMAARRLAITMGVPVVPGTEQPIADDAEAARVAGRVGYPVMLKAAMGGGGKGMRLVRAPGELAGALRAARAEAGAAFGDAAVYIERFVEEPRHIEIQVLADAHGGIVYLGERECSIQRRHQKLVEESPSSFVTPEMRRRMGEAACRVAAAAGYVNAGTVEFLVDRERNFYFLEMNTRLQVEHPVTELVTGRDLVKDQLRIAAGEKLGFGQDDVALSGWAIECRINAENPYASFIPSPGHVAGLRVPGGPWVRDDTGVYAGCTIPRFYDTLMAKLIVWGPDREAATARMARALEEYKVVGVQTTIPILQRIIAHPDFSAGRLSTGFMERLLAADRPEAAGRHRRIALIAAALTAYERAGRPGPASAASAPSSSAWRQALRPGWSER
- a CDS encoding biotin/lipoyl-containing protein produces the protein MKFVAQAGGAITPIEVTGEAGRYTIVLDGATLTVDARRGGEGIWSILLDGASHVAEVTDQDGTCAVDVGGERYAIRVEEESRYIIRTRGAGGAEPGQVLKAPMPGKVTVIQVSVGQSVAAGDGLIVLEAMKMENEFKAQVAGTVKEIRVAAGQPVNPGDVLMVIE